The Paenarthrobacter aurescens region CACTTCGAGGAGTAGCCGGATTTACCGCCGCAGCGCGCCCTCCCACACAAGGGTTACCGCGTTGCGCACGCGCTTGCGCGTGGCTTCGAGGTTATTGGCGTCGGTCCCAGGTGCCCGCACCACGAACTGGTAGTAATACAGTCCGTTGATGAGATCGATCATGGCCTCCACATCCACGTCCGGCGAAAGCTCGCCGGAGCTGATGCCGCACCTGATTTCCTCGGCGATGGGTTCGCGGCGCCGGGAAACGTGCCGCTCCCAGGACAGGGCGCGGAGGTGATCGTTCTCCAGGCCCATGGCGATGCGCTTCTTCACCAGCGCGCCCACAGTGCCATCCACATCGGTTGCCGCTTCCTCGTACGAGGCCAGGATGGTCTCAAGGGTGGTGCTCCCACGCTTGAGGCCAATGCTGGAACGGACACTGTCCAAGGCCGCGGCCAGGAGTTCCTCGCGGCTGCTCCAACGCCGGTACAGTGCGGCACGGCTAACGCCAGAACGTTCCGTGATGGCAGAAATTGTCACATCCCGCGTGTCCCGTTCCAGCAATAGCTCCACCGCGGCGGACAGGACCGTGGTTTCCAGTGCGGTGTCGCGTGGCCGGCCGGGCCGCCGCTCAGCAGCAGCAGGAGCCACCGGAGCGGGAGCCACAGAAGCCACGGCATCAGGCATCGTCAACCACCAGTCGTTCGCGAAGCATTGCAATGGTGGCCTCCGACAGACCCGCGTGCCGAATTGGTTCCAGCACACTTCCATGCCGCTCCACGAGGATCCTCTGCATGGCCTCCATCGATTCCGCGTGCGCCCCCATCATGGCGCCCATGCCCTTGATGGCTTCCTCATCCAGGACCCGGTCCGGCATGAGCCCGCCCATGATCGCCCGGAGCCGGGGGAACAACTGGGGCAGGCGGGTGGCCGTCACTGCGTAGTCTGCGGAGATGGTTGCCGGCGTGGCTCCCAAAGCTGAAAGCACGACGGCGGCGAACACTCCCGTACGGTCCTTACCTGCCGCGCAATGGAAGACGGTTGCACCCTCGCCCATGGCTACCAGGGTGACGCCGAGAGCCAATTGCCGGGCTTGGGTTTCCAGCAGGTTCGCGTACCACGCCCCAACGTGCTCAGGTGTGGTGGCTGCGGACATCATTTCGTGGCTGATGTCCTCGGGCGAGGATACCGAGGCGGTCAACGCGAGGTGGTGATAGTTCACCCCGGGTACCGTCAAGGGGCCACGGCCGGTCATAAGTGCTTCTTCAGCCGAGCGAAGGTCGATCACGGAGGTGACGCCGTCGTCGATCATTTGTTGGGCGAAAGCTGCGGGCATCACGGAGACGTCGTCGCTGCGGAGCAGCACGCCGGGGCGGACGGTGCCACCGGAAACGGGCAGGCCGCCGAGGTCGCGCAGGTTGACGGGAGCGAGATCGAGAGTTTCCAAGAGTGTGTTCCTAGCTGAGCTTCGCACGGTTGAACGCGCTGACCCGGTCGATGATGGTGACCAGCACCACGATGCTGATGATGATGGCGCAAAGGTGTCCGTAATCGTACATGCGCATTGCGGTAGTGAGCTCCAAGCCGATGCCGCCTGCGCCCACCAGGCCAAGGATGGTGGCGCCGCGGACGTTGCCTTCGAACAGGAGCAGTGTGTAGCTGACAAGGAGCGGTGCGGCCTGGGGGAGGACGGCGTAGCTGATGATCTGGCGTTTGTTGGCACCCACCGCGGTGAGCGCTTCTACGGGCCCGGGTTGCACGGATTCCATGGCCTCGGCGTAGACCTTGCCGATGGATCCGATGGAGCCAAG contains the following coding sequences:
- a CDS encoding TetR/AcrR family transcriptional regulator, which gives rise to MPDAVASVAPAPVAPAAAERRPGRPRDTALETTVLSAAVELLLERDTRDVTISAITERSGVSRAALYRRWSSREELLAAALDSVRSSIGLKRGSTTLETILASYEEAATDVDGTVGALVKKRIAMGLENDHLRALSWERHVSRRREPIAEEIRCGISSGELSPDVDVEAMIDLINGLYYYQFVVRAPGTDANNLEATRKRVRNAVTLVWEGALRR
- a CDS encoding tyrosine-protein phosphatase, with translation METLDLAPVNLRDLGGLPVSGGTVRPGVLLRSDDVSVMPAAFAQQMIDDGVTSVIDLRSAEEALMTGRGPLTVPGVNYHHLALTASVSSPEDISHEMMSAATTPEHVGAWYANLLETQARQLALGVTLVAMGEGATVFHCAAGKDRTGVFAAVVLSALGATPATISADYAVTATRLPQLFPRLRAIMGGLMPDRVLDEEAIKGMGAMMGAHAESMEAMQRILVERHGSVLEPIRHAGLSEATIAMLRERLVVDDA